A genomic stretch from Synergistaceae bacterium includes:
- a CDS encoding glutaredoxin, which yields MKEVTMFMFEGCPHCRKAKEMMDALFAEKPEYAEVPLTVIDEKRQPEVADKYDYFYVPTFFVGEEKIHEGIPTKEAIEHVFKKAYNG from the coding sequence ATGAAGGAAGTAACGATGTTTATGTTCGAAGGGTGTCCACATTGCCGTAAGGCGAAAGAGATGATGGACGCGCTTTTTGCGGAGAAACCGGAATATGCCGAGGTCCCGTTGACTGTAATAGACGAAAAACGGCAGCCTGAAGTTGCGGATAAGTATGATTATTTTTACGTGCCGACTTTTTTTGTCGGCGAAGAGAAGATCCATGAAGGAATACCCACAAAAGAGGCTATAGAACATGTTTTCAAAAAAGCATATAACGGGTAA
- the cysK gene encoding cysteine synthase A produces the protein MSRVDSLEILKLVGNTPLYRLKKDTGGAEVWVKLEGNNPGGSIKDRAAWGMLKRAEDEGLLREGAVIVEPTSGNTGIGLALLGRALGLRVVLTMPGSMSVERRTILKAFGAELVLTPAEEGMKGAFDAANAILEKEKNAIMLDQFSNPGNPWAHEMTTGPEILAQIPKDRKLAAFVASFGTGGTISGIGKALRKEWPDVEVIALEPASSPLITEGRSGPHKIQGIGANFVPSNLDRSVVSRFMTVKDEDALDTAKWLAAEEGIFSGISAGANVWSAIETAKNLPADSIVVTVQPDRGDKYLSVFSA, from the coding sequence ATGAGTCGGGTTGATTCCTTGGAGATACTAAAACTTGTAGGTAATACTCCGCTTTACAGACTGAAAAAGGATACCGGCGGAGCGGAAGTCTGGGTTAAGCTGGAAGGCAATAACCCCGGAGGCTCGATAAAGGACAGGGCAGCATGGGGTATGCTGAAGCGCGCCGAGGACGAAGGGCTGTTGCGCGAGGGGGCTGTCATTGTTGAACCAACGAGCGGCAACACGGGGATAGGACTTGCATTACTGGGGCGGGCTCTCGGTTTGCGCGTGGTGCTTACGATGCCGGGATCAATGTCCGTTGAGCGCCGCACTATACTGAAGGCGTTCGGCGCAGAGCTTGTCCTTACCCCGGCAGAGGAGGGCATGAAGGGCGCCTTTGATGCCGCCAATGCTATTTTGGAGAAAGAAAAAAATGCAATTATGCTCGATCAGTTCTCAAACCCCGGCAATCCGTGGGCACACGAGATGACCACCGGACCCGAGATACTTGCGCAGATACCCAAGGACAGGAAACTTGCCGCATTCGTCGCGAGCTTCGGGACAGGAGGAACGATAAGCGGCATTGGCAAAGCATTGCGTAAAGAGTGGCCAGATGTAGAGGTAATAGCGCTTGAACCGGCGTCGAGCCCGCTCATAACGGAGGGCCGTTCTGGCCCGCACAAGATACAGGGCATAGGAGCCAACTTCGTGCCTTCCAATCTGGACAGGAGTGTAGTGTCGCGTTTCATGACGGTCAAAGATGAGGATGCGCTTGATACAGCTAAATGGCTTGCTGCTGAAGAAGGTATCTTCAGTGGGATATCAGCGGGTGCCAATGTATGGTCCGCAATAGAGACAGCGAAAAATCTTCCTGCGGACAGCATTGTTGTTACAGTGCAGCCGGACAG